Below is a window of Escherichia coli DSM 30083 = JCM 1649 = ATCC 11775 DNA.
GCGTTCAGGTAAACTCGACGTTTTCTACGATCTCTACAATCTGGCGCAAAAGCGCCGTTTTGAACGTTACCAGTACGCTTTGTCGGTACTGGAAAAGCCGATGGATTTCACCGGCAACGACACTTATAACCTTGACCGCAGCAAAGCGCCCTGGCCGAAAAACGAGGCTGAGTTGAACGCGCTGTGGGACAGTAAAGTCAAATTCGACGAGTTAAGCCTGAAGCTGACAGGAAAAACGGATAAGGAAATTCGTGAAACCCTGACTCGCCGCTACAAATTTGCCATTCGTCGTCTGGCGCAAACCAACAGCGAAGATGTTTTCTCGCTGGCAATGACGGCGTTTGCGCGTGAAATCGACCCGCATACCAACTATCTTTCCCCGCGTAATACCGAACAGTTCAACACTGAAATGAGTTTGTCGCTGGAAGGTATTGGCGCAGTGCTGCAAATGGATGATGACTACACCGTTATCAATTCGATGGTGGCAGGAGGTCCGGCAGCGAAGAGCAAAGCTATCAGCGTTGGTGACAAAATTGTCGGTGTTGGTCAAACAGGCAAGCCGATGGTTGACGTGATTGGCTGGCGTCTTGATGATGTGGTGGCCTTAATTAAAGGGCCTAAGGGCAGTAAAGTTCGTCTGGAAATTTTACCTGCTGGTAAAGGGACCAAGACCCGTACGGTAACGTTGACCCGTGAACGTATTCGTCTCGAAGACCGCGCGGTTAAAATGTCGGTGAAGACCGTCGGTAAAGAGAAAGTCGGCGTGCTGGATATTCCGGGCTTCTATGTGGGTTTGACAGACGATGTCAAAGTGCAACTGCAGAAACTGGAAAAACAGAATGTCAGCAGTGTGATTATCGACCTGCGTAGCAATGGTGGTGGGGCGTTGACTGAAGCCGTATCGCTCTCCGGTCTGTTCATTCCATCCGGCCCGATTGTTCAGGTCCGCGATAACAACGGCAAGGTTCGTGAAGACAGCGACACCGACGGACAGGTCTTCTATAAAGGCCCGCTGGTGGTGCTGGTTGACCGCTTCAGTGCTTCGGCTTCAGAAATCTTTGCCGCGGCAATGCAGGATTACGGTCGTGCCCTGGTTGTGGGTGAACCGACATTTGGTAAAGGCACCGTTCAGCAGTACCGTTCATTGAACCGTATTTACGATCAGATGTTACGTCCTGAATGGCCAGCGCTGGGTTCTGTGCAGTACACGATCCAGAAATTCTATCGCGTTAACGGCGGCAGTACGCAACGTAAAGGCGTAACGCCAGACATCATCATGCCGACGGGTAATGAAGAAACGGAAACGGGTGAGAAATTCGAAGATAACGCGCTGCCGTGGGATAGCATTGATGCCGCGACTTATGTGAAATCAGGAGATTTAACGGCCTTTGAACCGGAGCTGCTGAAGGAACATAATGCGCGTATCGCGAAAGATCCTGAGTTCCAGAACATCATGAAGGATATCGCGCGCTTCAACGCTATGAAGGACAAGCGCAATATCGTTTCTCTGAATTACGCTGTGCGTGAGAAAGAGAATAATGAAGATGATGCGACGCGTCTGGCGCGTTTGAACGAACGCTTTAAACGCGAAGGTAAACCGGAGTTGAAGAAACTGGATGATCTACCGAAAGATTACCAGGAGCCAGATCCTTATCTGGATGAGACGGTGAATATCGCACTCGATCTGGCGAAGCTTGAAAAAGCCAGACCCGCGGAACAACCCGCTCCCGTCAAGTAATATCAATCAGGCACAAGAAATTGTGCCTGATTTTTTAACAGCGGCAAGATGCCGTAAATCAGATGCTACAAAATGTAAAGTTGTGTCTTTCTGATGACTTACGCACTATCCAGACTTGAAAATAGTCGCGTAACCCATACGATGTGGGTATCGCATATTGCGTTTTGTTAAACTGAGGTAAAAAGAAAATTATGATGCGAATCGCGCTCTTCCTGCTAACGAACCTGGCCGTAATGGTCGTTTTCGGGCTGGTACTGAGCCTGACAGGGATACAGTCGAGCAGCGTTCAGGGGCTGATGATCATGGCCTTGCTGTTCGGTTTTGGTGGTTCCTTCGTTTCGCTTCTGATGTCCAAATGGATGGCATTACGATCTGTTGGCGGGGAAGTGATCGAGCAACCGCGTAACGAAAGGGAACGTTGGCTGGTCAATACTGTAGCAACCCAGGCTCGTCAGGCGGGGATCGCTATGCCGCAAGTGGCTATCTACCATGCGCCGGACATCAATGCTTTTGCAACCGGTGCGCGCCGTGATGCCTCTCTGGTTGCTGTCAGCACCGGTTTGCTGCAGAACATGAGCCCGGATGAAGCCGAGGCGGTAATTGCTCACGAAATCAGCCACATCGCCAATGGTGATATGGTCACCATGACGCTGATTCAGGGCGTGGTGAACACCTTCGTTATCTTTATTTCCCGTATTCTGGCGCAGCTTGCCGCGGGTTTTATGGGCGGAAACCGTGATGAAGGTGAAGAGAGCAACGGCAACCCGCTGATCTACTTTGCGGTTGCAACGGTTCTGGAACTGGTGTTTGGTATTCTGGCGAGCATTATCACCATGTGGTTCTCGCGTCATCGTGAATTCCACGCCGATGCGGGTTCAGCAAAACTGGTTGGTCGCGAGAAAATGATTGCTGCATTGCAGCGCCTGAAAACCAGCTATGAACCGCAAGAAGCAACCAGCATGATGGCTTTCTGCATTAACGGGAAGTCGAAATCGCTCAGTGAGTTGTTCATGACTCACCCGCCGCTGGATAAACGTATTGAAGCTCTGCGTACGGGTGAATACCTGAAGTAATATGAAGTAAATACTAAAAAGCGCGTCCTGATCGACGCGCTTTTTTTATGCCCTGGATCGTGGCTGAGTGATACGTAAACCACTGACACAGGCAGCAATCACTGCCAGAATAGCCGCAGCTATCAGCGAGACGTGCGTACCATTATCACCAAACTGATTTAGCATCAGCGCTACCAGAGCCGCGCCGCTACTCTGACCCAGAAGACGAGCCGTCCCTAACATGCCACTGGCTCCACCGCTACGTTCGCGAGGAGCGGAGGTAATAATGGTGTGGTTATTGGGTGACTGGAACAAGCCAAATCCAGCACCACATAAGATCATCGGCCAGATAATATTGATATCCGCAGGTGACGCTGGCAGCAGAACCAGGGAAAAAAGCCCCGCAGCCATGATGAATAACCCTAAAGCACCCAGCAATCCTGCATGTACGCGTTCAATCAAATAGCCTGCCAGTGGAGCCATCACCATCGTTGCTAACGGCCACGGTGTCAGAAGTAAACCTGTTTCGACTTCACTACGCCCGAGCACGGTTTGCAGGTAAAAGGGCAGGGAAACCATTGCCAGCATTTGTGCGCAGAAAGAGCAAACAGATGTGCAAATAGAAAGTGAAAACAGCGGGATACGCAGTAAATCCACCGGTAGCAGCGGTACGGGAAGAGAAAGCTGGCGGCGAATAAAGAAAATACCAACGACAACCATTACCACCAGTTCCGCACCAATCAATGTCAGCGATTGCCCCTGAGCGAAACCACTCAACGCAGTGATAAGCAGGCCGAAGGTTAACGCGTTCATCACGGCGCTGGGCAGGTCGAAACGGGGTTTACTGGCGCGAGAACCATTGGGTGGCAGAAAACGCATTGCCAGAAGCAGGGCGATAATTCCCAACGGTACGTTGATTAAAAATAACCATTTCCAGGATGCGATGGAGAGGATTGCTGCAGCAATTGTCGGCCCGGCAGCAGAAGAGACGGCAACAATAAACGAGTTTATGCCCATCCCTCTACCCAGAAAACGTTGTGGATAGATCAGGCGGATAAGTGCGGTATTAACGCTCATCAACGCTGCACCGCCGAAACCTTGTATGACACGCGCAAGGGTGAGCATTTGCAGCGAATCAGAAAGGGCGCAGAACAGTGAAGACAACAGAAAAACGACCAGACCGCATTTATAAATACGTCGATAGCCAAACATATCGCCCAGAAACGAAAACGAGAGCAGGGAGATGACAATGGCGATTTGATAGGCGTTCACTACCCAGATGGAACTGGCCGGCGTGGCATGAAGGTCCGTAGCGATTGTTGGCAAGGCGACGTTGGCGATTGCGCCGTCAAGGACAGCCATCGAAATACCAATCACAATGGTTAATATCGCACCGTATCGCAGGGGCAATGGCAGGCCGTCGGCCTGAACTTTTGGCATAGGAATTTTATATCTTTGGTGAATAATCAACAGGGGTATGATTCTAGCACTGATATTCACGGTGGATGTCGCAGAATTGTAACTAACCGGCAAAAGATGGATTGCGACCACCCAGGTGCGAAATTATAATAAAAAACAGTTCTGATTTTTATAAAACACTCGCAATGAGGTGATAAATGGCTAACGCAGATCTGGATAAACAGCCTGATTCTGTATCTTCCGTGCTAAAAGTTTTTGGCATTTTGCAGGCGCTGGGTGAAGAGCGCGAAATAGGGATAACCGAGTTGTCGCAGCGCGTCATGATGTCAAAAAGCACCGTTTATCGCTTTTTACAGACCATGAAAACTTTAGGTTATGTGGCGCAGGAAGGGGAGTCGGAGAAATATTCGCTGACCCTGAAATTGTTCGAACTGGGCGCTCGCGCGTTGCAAAACGTCGATTTAATTCGTAGCGCAGATATCCAGATGCGTGAGATCTCCCGCCTGACCAAAGAAACTATCCACCTCGGCGCACTGGACGAAGACAGTATTGTTTACATCCACAAAATTGACTCAATGTACAATTTGCGCATGTATTCACGGATTGGGCGTC
It encodes the following:
- the prc gene encoding carboxy terminal-processing peptidase; this encodes MNMFFRLTALAGLLAIAGQTFAVEDITRADQIPVLKEETQHATVSERVTSRFTRSHYRQFDLDQAFSAKIFDRYLNLLDYSHNVLLESDVEQFAKKKTELGDELRSGKLDVFYDLYNLAQKRRFERYQYALSVLEKPMDFTGNDTYNLDRSKAPWPKNEAELNALWDSKVKFDELSLKLTGKTDKEIRETLTRRYKFAIRRLAQTNSEDVFSLAMTAFAREIDPHTNYLSPRNTEQFNTEMSLSLEGIGAVLQMDDDYTVINSMVAGGPAAKSKAISVGDKIVGVGQTGKPMVDVIGWRLDDVVALIKGPKGSKVRLEILPAGKGTKTRTVTLTRERIRLEDRAVKMSVKTVGKEKVGVLDIPGFYVGLTDDVKVQLQKLEKQNVSSVIIDLRSNGGGALTEAVSLSGLFIPSGPIVQVRDNNGKVREDSDTDGQVFYKGPLVVLVDRFSASASEIFAAAMQDYGRALVVGEPTFGKGTVQQYRSLNRIYDQMLRPEWPALGSVQYTIQKFYRVNGGSTQRKGVTPDIIMPTGNEETETGEKFEDNALPWDSIDAATYVKSGDLTAFEPELLKEHNARIAKDPEFQNIMKDIARFNAMKDKRNIVSLNYAVREKENNEDDATRLARLNERFKREGKPELKKLDDLPKDYQEPDPYLDETVNIALDLAKLEKARPAEQPAPVK
- the yebQ gene encoding MFS transporter; this translates as MPKVQADGLPLPLRYGAILTIVIGISMAVLDGAIANVALPTIATDLHATPASSIWVVNAYQIAIVISLLSFSFLGDMFGYRRIYKCGLVVFLLSSLFCALSDSLQMLTLARVIQGFGGAALMSVNTALIRLIYPQRFLGRGMGINSFIVAVSSAAGPTIAAAILSIASWKWLFLINVPLGIIALLLAMRFLPPNGSRASKPRFDLPSAVMNALTFGLLITALSGFAQGQSLTLIGAELVVMVVVGIFFIRRQLSLPVPLLPVDLLRIPLFSLSICTSVCSFCAQMLAMVSLPFYLQTVLGRSEVETGLLLTPWPLATMVMAPLAGYLIERVHAGLLGALGLFIMAAGLFSLVLLPASPADINIIWPMILCGAGFGLFQSPNNHTIITSAPRERSGGASGMLGTARLLGQSSGAALVALMLNQFGDNGTHVSLIAAAILAVIAACVSGLRITQPRSRA
- the htpX gene encoding protease HtpX; protein product: MMRIALFLLTNLAVMVVFGLVLSLTGIQSSSVQGLMIMALLFGFGGSFVSLLMSKWMALRSVGGEVIEQPRNERERWLVNTVATQARQAGIAMPQVAIYHAPDINAFATGARRDASLVAVSTGLLQNMSPDEAEAVIAHEISHIANGDMVTMTLIQGVVNTFVIFISRILAQLAAGFMGGNRDEGEESNGNPLIYFAVATVLELVFGILASIITMWFSRHREFHADAGSAKLVGREKMIAALQRLKTSYEPQEATSMMAFCINGKSKSLSELFMTHPPLDKRIEALRTGEYLK
- the kdgR gene encoding DNA-binding transcriptional regulator KdgR — protein: MANADLDKQPDSVSSVLKVFGILQALGEEREIGITELSQRVMMSKSTVYRFLQTMKTLGYVAQEGESEKYSLTLKLFELGARALQNVDLIRSADIQMREISRLTKETIHLGALDEDSIVYIHKIDSMYNLRMYSRIGRRNPLYSTAIGKVLLAWRDRDEVMQILEGVEYKRSTERTITSTEALLPVLDQVREQGYGEDNEEQEEGLRCIAVPVFDRFGVVIAGLSISFPTLRFSEERLQEYVAMLHTAARKISAQMGYHDYPF